One window of the Streptomyces sp. TS71-3 genome contains the following:
- a CDS encoding MFS transporter, with the protein MSRTIAAAPPGSGPGEHYKWIALSNTTLGVLMVMINQSIVLIALPDIFRGIDLDPLDPANTSYLLWMLMGFTVVTAVLVVTFGRLGDMFGRVRMYNMGFAAFTICSIALSLTYFDGSAGALWLIGWRIAQGIGGALLFANSTAILTDAFPAHQRGTALGINSIAAIAGSFIGLILGGVLAPVSWKLIFLVSVPFGVFGTIWAYVKLHDTGVRRKAKMDWWGNVTFAVGLIAVLVGITYGIQPYGGSTMGWTNPLVLIAMIGGVAVLGIFAWIELKVDEPLFRLSLFRLRAFTAGNIASLMMALGRGGLQFMLIMWLQGIWLPLHGYSFEKTPLWAGIYMIPLTIGFLLSAPLSGWLSDRFGARAFTVGGAILTGAGFVALMELPTDFDYWVFALLILVNGLGSGLFASPNRAEIMNALPAEARGAGAGMGATFQNSSAVLSIGVFFSLMIAGLSHTLPGAMHDGLVQQGVSQNVAQGISQLPPIAVLFAAFLGYNPFQQLLGDNLSKLPGGGATITSKEFFPHLISGPFHSGLIVAFWFAVAACAVAAVASLLTGKIGSKHEVAAPEPLGEELAAVSGQLGLAESELVVPDPATPAPGTGAAAAVEGGAGEPGGRG; encoded by the coding sequence ATGAGCAGGACAATCGCCGCAGCACCCCCGGGCAGCGGGCCGGGCGAGCACTACAAGTGGATCGCACTGTCGAACACCACGCTCGGTGTGCTGATGGTGATGATCAACCAGTCGATCGTGCTGATCGCGCTGCCCGACATCTTCCGCGGGATCGACCTCGACCCGCTGGACCCGGCGAACACCAGCTACCTGCTGTGGATGCTGATGGGCTTCACGGTGGTCACCGCCGTGCTCGTCGTCACCTTCGGCAGACTCGGCGACATGTTCGGCCGGGTGCGCATGTACAACATGGGCTTCGCGGCCTTCACGATATGTTCCATAGCCCTGTCGCTGACCTACTTCGACGGCAGCGCGGGCGCCCTCTGGCTGATCGGCTGGCGCATCGCGCAGGGCATCGGCGGCGCGCTGCTGTTCGCCAACTCCACGGCGATCCTCACGGACGCGTTCCCGGCGCACCAGCGCGGCACGGCGCTCGGCATCAACTCCATCGCCGCCATCGCGGGCTCGTTCATCGGCCTCATCCTCGGCGGCGTGCTCGCCCCGGTGAGCTGGAAGCTGATCTTCCTGGTGTCGGTACCGTTCGGCGTCTTCGGCACCATCTGGGCGTACGTCAAGCTCCATGACACCGGAGTGCGCCGCAAGGCGAAGATGGACTGGTGGGGCAACGTCACCTTCGCGGTGGGCCTGATCGCGGTGCTCGTCGGCATCACCTACGGCATCCAGCCCTACGGCGGCAGCACGATGGGCTGGACCAACCCGCTGGTGCTGATCGCCATGATCGGCGGCGTCGCGGTCCTCGGGATCTTCGCCTGGATCGAGCTGAAGGTGGACGAACCCCTCTTCAGACTCTCGCTGTTCAGGCTGCGGGCCTTCACCGCGGGCAACATCGCGAGCCTGATGATGGCGCTCGGCCGCGGTGGCCTCCAGTTCATGCTGATCATGTGGCTCCAGGGGATCTGGCTGCCGCTGCACGGCTACAGCTTCGAGAAGACCCCGCTGTGGGCCGGCATCTACATGATCCCGCTGACCATCGGCTTCCTGCTCTCCGCGCCGCTGTCCGGCTGGCTCTCCGACCGGTTCGGGGCGCGCGCGTTCACGGTCGGCGGCGCGATCCTCACCGGCGCCGGGTTCGTGGCGCTGATGGAGCTGCCGACGGACTTCGACTACTGGGTCTTCGCGCTGCTGATCCTCGTCAACGGCCTCGGTTCCGGCCTCTTCGCCTCACCGAACCGCGCCGAGATCATGAACGCGCTGCCCGCCGAGGCCCGGGGCGCGGGCGCCGGCATGGGCGCGACCTTCCAGAACTCCTCCGCGGTGCTGTCGATCGGCGTCTTCTTCAGCCTCATGATCGCGGGCCTCTCGCACACCCTGCCGGGCGCCATGCACGACGGGCTCGTCCAGCAGGGCGTGTCGCAGAACGTGGCCCAGGGGATCTCCCAGCTGCCGCCCATCGCGGTGCTGTTCGCGGCGTTCCTCGGCTACAACCCGTTCCAGCAGCTGCTGGGCGACAACCTGTCGAAGCTGCCGGGCGGCGGGGCGACCATCACCAGCAAGGAGTTCTTCCCCCACCTGATCTCCGGTCCCTTCCACTCCGGCCTGATCGTCGCCTTCTGGTTCGCGGTCGCGGCCTGCGCCGTCGCGGCCGTCGCGTCCCTGCTGACCGGAAAGATCGGCAGCAAGCACGAGGTGGCGGCGCCCGAGCCGCTCGGCGAGGAACTGGCCGCGGTCTCGGGACAGCTCGGCCTCGCCGAGAGCGAGCTCGTCGTCCCGGACCCGGCCACGCCAGCCCCGGGCACCGGAGCGGCGGCCGCCGTCGAGGGCGGCGCAGGCGAACCGGGCGGCCGTGGCTGA
- a CDS encoding NAD(P)/FAD-dependent oxidoreductase yields the protein MTAADEHADEHADEHADEHADEHVDEHVDVLIVGAGLSGVGAAHHIQSAFPGRTYTILEARDTIGGTWDLFRYPGVRSDSDMHTLGYRFRPWRQAKAIADGPAILDYIRDTAAEAGIDRYVRFGHRVTRAEWSTRDARWTVDAVRDGRPLRLTGRFLYVCTGYYHYDAGHTPDFPGIERFGGTVVHPQQWPADLDHTGKKVVVIGSGATAVTLVPALAESAAHVTMLQRSPTYIASRPAEDRLANRLRDLLGARRSYPVIRWKNVTLGTLLYRLSRRRPEVVKSLLRKAAIRQLPPGYDVGTHFSPRYQPWDQRLCLAPDGDLFTAIRHGSASVVTDRIAEFTPTGLLLESGTALDADLVVTATGLRLLALGGMRLAVDGREVALPETMTYKGMMLEGVPNFAFTVGYTNASWTLKADLVAEHVVRLLRRLDARGYDQCVPANDDAGVTLRPLLDFDSGYVLRSVHEFPKSGSRAPWRLGMNYAQDLLTLRFGRVDGGAMRFSRRPGPV from the coding sequence GTGACCGCCGCCGACGAGCACGCCGACGAGCACGCCGACGAGCACGCCGACGAGCACGCCGACGAGCACGTCGACGAGCACGTCGACGTGCTGATCGTCGGAGCGGGCCTGTCCGGCGTCGGCGCCGCCCACCACATCCAGTCGGCCTTCCCCGGCCGCACCTACACGATCCTGGAGGCCCGCGACACCATCGGCGGCACGTGGGACCTCTTCCGCTACCCGGGCGTGCGGTCGGACTCGGACATGCACACGCTCGGCTACCGGTTCCGCCCCTGGCGGCAGGCCAAGGCCATCGCGGACGGCCCGGCCATCCTGGACTACATCCGCGACACCGCCGCCGAGGCGGGCATCGACCGGTACGTGCGGTTCGGCCACCGGGTCACCCGCGCCGAGTGGTCCACGCGGGACGCCCGCTGGACGGTGGACGCCGTCCGCGACGGCCGGCCGCTGCGGCTGACCGGGCGCTTCCTGTACGTCTGCACCGGCTACTACCACTACGACGCCGGACACACGCCGGACTTCCCCGGCATCGAGCGGTTCGGCGGAACGGTCGTCCATCCCCAGCAGTGGCCCGCCGACCTCGACCACACCGGCAAGAAGGTGGTTGTGATCGGCAGCGGCGCGACCGCGGTGACGCTCGTGCCGGCCCTGGCCGAGAGCGCCGCGCACGTGACGATGCTCCAGCGCTCGCCCACCTACATCGCGTCACGCCCCGCCGAGGACCGGCTCGCCAACCGGCTCCGGGACCTGCTCGGCGCCCGCCGCTCGTACCCCGTCATCCGGTGGAAGAACGTCACGCTGGGCACGCTGCTCTACCGGCTCAGCCGGCGCCGTCCGGAGGTCGTGAAGTCGCTGCTGCGCAAGGCGGCGATCCGGCAACTGCCGCCCGGCTACGACGTGGGCACCCACTTCAGCCCCCGCTACCAGCCCTGGGACCAGCGGCTCTGCCTGGCGCCCGACGGCGACCTGTTCACCGCGATCCGCCATGGCAGCGCCTCGGTGGTCACCGACCGGATCGCGGAGTTCACCCCGACGGGACTGCTGCTTGAGTCCGGCACGGCGCTCGACGCGGACCTCGTCGTCACCGCCACCGGACTGCGGCTGCTGGCCCTGGGCGGCATGCGGCTCGCCGTCGACGGGCGCGAGGTGGCGCTGCCCGAGACCATGACCTACAAGGGCATGATGCTGGAGGGCGTGCCCAACTTCGCCTTCACCGTCGGCTACACCAACGCCTCCTGGACCCTCAAGGCCGACCTCGTCGCCGAGCACGTCGTCCGCCTGCTCCGCCGTCTCGACGCCCGCGGCTACGACCAGTGCGTTCCGGCCAACGACGACGCCGGGGTGACCCTCCGGCCGCTGCTCGACTTCGACTCCGGGTACGTGCTGCGCTCCGTCCATGAGTTCCCCAAGTCCGGCTCGCGCGCACCCTGGCGCCTCGGCATGAACTACGCCCAGGACCTGCTGACGCTGCGGTTCGGCCGCGTCGACGGCGGCGCGATGCGGTTCTCCCGACGCCCGGGACCCGTATAG
- a CDS encoding tetratricopeptide repeat protein: protein MTSRDPNESLERLFRETGWTLERFAREVNKIATERGAPARYAAPSAHQWISGVRPRDKARSAIVEALSRELGRPITQSEAGFTDQAKGVKGTSGTVEGLVNLGTQDMDPSRRSVVGATLFSVALTVPDWQDVVGRMDGVQTGRIRRIGMQDVDTVIAMTERISELDDQFGGRQARPMAAAFLVNTVAPYLRADASDSVRKAMMSAASDLCYLTGYMAVDEGFHGLAQQYYLKALELAGASEDHLTYCTTLRGMSVQAVDQGHGPYAMRLADAAAAASPQAGPRMRAFLAGQQAHSSAQIGDRRNALMYLREAEIAMDKAESRSKAFGSYDPASLNYHVSQVRYELGDVAGSIDALLKSDSLRDGIYRRARMRFRATIAERQLRLGHLEEACTTWNSALDDYPLIQSGRADQRIAEMYRVIRPHLNNPLAGELYERARTVTPSDLIPY, encoded by the coding sequence GTGACCAGTCGCGACCCCAACGAGTCACTAGAACGGCTGTTCCGCGAGACAGGCTGGACGCTCGAACGCTTCGCGCGGGAGGTCAACAAGATCGCGACGGAGCGCGGCGCCCCCGCGAGGTACGCCGCTCCATCGGCGCATCAGTGGATTTCAGGGGTCAGGCCCAGGGACAAGGCTCGTTCGGCGATTGTTGAGGCTCTATCGCGAGAACTCGGCAGGCCAATTACGCAATCTGAGGCTGGTTTTACCGACCAAGCCAAGGGGGTGAAAGGAACCAGTGGCACGGTCGAGGGGCTGGTTAATCTCGGAACGCAAGACATGGATCCCTCCCGACGCAGTGTTGTTGGCGCAACTCTCTTTTCAGTTGCGTTGACCGTACCCGATTGGCAAGACGTAGTCGGCCGTATGGATGGTGTTCAAACTGGCCGCATCCGACGGATAGGGATGCAGGATGTTGACACCGTTATAGCCATGACCGAGCGAATCTCAGAGCTAGACGACCAATTCGGCGGACGTCAAGCGCGGCCCATGGCCGCTGCATTCCTCGTTAATACGGTCGCGCCATATTTACGGGCCGACGCTTCGGATTCGGTCCGCAAAGCGATGATGTCCGCTGCGTCTGACCTGTGTTATTTGACCGGCTACATGGCCGTGGATGAGGGTTTCCATGGACTGGCACAGCAGTATTACCTGAAAGCGCTAGAACTCGCGGGTGCGTCAGAGGATCATTTGACGTATTGCACAACACTGCGAGGAATGAGCGTCCAAGCTGTGGATCAGGGGCATGGTCCTTATGCAATGCGTCTAGCTGACGCCGCTGCCGCAGCATCACCGCAGGCAGGACCCCGTATGCGAGCATTTCTGGCGGGCCAACAGGCGCACTCAAGTGCGCAAATTGGCGACCGTCGCAATGCTCTGATGTACCTCCGTGAGGCCGAAATAGCCATGGATAAAGCGGAATCTCGCAGTAAAGCCTTCGGGTCCTATGACCCGGCATCTTTGAATTATCACGTTAGCCAAGTTCGATATGAACTTGGAGACGTGGCGGGCTCTATCGATGCACTATTGAAGTCCGATAGTCTTCGAGATGGCATATATCGTCGTGCTCGAATGAGGTTCCGTGCCACTATCGCGGAGCGTCAACTGCGCTTGGGGCATCTGGAAGAGGCTTGTACCACCTGGAATTCTGCACTCGATGACTACCCCCTAATTCAATCAGGGCGAGCCGATCAGCGCATTGCGGAAATGTACCGGGTGATTCGACCGCACTTGAATAACCCTCTGGCGGGTGAGCTTTACGAACGCGCCCGGACGGTTACTCCAAGCGACTTGATTCCGTACTAA